In Ctenopharyngodon idella isolate HZGC_01 chromosome 20, HZGC01, whole genome shotgun sequence, the following proteins share a genomic window:
- the LOC127502900 gene encoding trace amine-associated receptor 13c-like, giving the protein MNITAVNQSDGCQEYFCPERSVSLSVYVILYVAAAAVALLTVCGNLLVIISVSHFKQLHTPANILILSLAVSDLLTGLFVMPFHLILLIESCWISGPVMCLVFNFVTFLATSVSVHTVALIAVDRFLALRSPFVYSEKISPTVICIATLFNWLFSLFYNFTLLFINGNFTDVMCPGECVYNIDGVSSIVDLLIVFLMPCTLIIILYTHVFVIVKKHVTAIRALQVHNSTSKNRVSDKSERKAAILLGILVFVFLLCLLPYYICSLVIPYSNDDVFHVRDVAVIFFFLNSTINPIIYALFYPWFQKSLQLIFTFKVFNKGSCLMNVM; this is encoded by the coding sequence ATGAATATAACAGCAGTGAACCAATCTGATGGCTGTCAGGAATATTTCTGTCCAGAGAGATCTGTTTCTTTATCTGTCTATGTGATTCTGTATGTGGCCGCAGCAGCTGTGGCTCTTCTGACCGTGTGTGGAAACCTGCTGGTCATCATCTCTGTTAGTCACTTCAAGCAGCTCCACACACCTGCTAACATCCTCATCCTCTCTTTGGCTGTGTCTGATCTCCTTACAGGACTTTTTGTGATGCCATTTCACTTGATTTTGCTGATTGAGTCATGTTGGATTTCTGGACCAGTGATGTGCTTGGTTTTCAATTTTGTGACTTTTCTTGCGACAAGTGTGTCTGTTCACACTGTGGCTCTAATCGCAGTTGATCGGTTTTTGGCTTTACGCTCACCTTTCGTTTACTCTGAGAAAATCTCACCCACTGTGATCTGCATTGCCACTTTATTTAACTGGTTGTTTTCACTCTTTTATAACTTCACTCTTCTCTTCATTAATGGAAACTTCACTGATGTCATGTGTCCAGGAGAATGTGTTTATAATATTGATGGGGTTTCATCCATCGTTGATCTCTTGATTGTGTTTCTTATGCCATGTACACTCATCATAATATTATACActcatgtttttgtcattgttaaGAAACATGTGACTGCTATAAGAGCCCTTCAGGTTCACAACAGCACCTCTAAAAACAGAGTCAGTGACAAATCAGAGCGAAAAGCTGCGATTCTGCTGGGGATTCTGGTCTTTGTGTTTCTCCTGTGTTTACTGCCTTATTATATTTGTTCTTTAGTGATTCCATACAGTAATGATGACGTGTTTCATGTCAGAGATGTTGCTGTAATATTTTTCTTCCTGAACTCCACTATTAATCCCATAATTTATGCCTTATTCTATCCCTGGTTTCAGAAAAGCTTACAattaattttcacatttaaagtgtttaataaaGGTTCCTGTCTGATGAATGTGATGTGA